The following coding sequences lie in one Brettanomyces bruxellensis chromosome 6, complete sequence genomic window:
- a CDS encoding uncharacterized protein (SECRETED:SignalP(1-18)), producing MQFSSVIVASALASAALAADVVSQIGDGQIQATASASTTAAAAATTTAVTDTLTTTYCPETASAAAAANSTVATFEGAAAKADAFVGAGLLGAAVVALF from the coding sequence ATGCAATTCTCTTCAGTTATCGTCGCTTCTGCTTTGGCTTCTGCTGCCCTTGCTGCTGATGTTGTCTCCCAGATCGGTGATGGTCAGATTCAGGCTACTGCTTCTGCCTCTACCACCGCTGCTGCCGCTGCTACAACTACTGCCGTCACTGACACTTTGACTACCACTTACTGCCCAGAGACTgcttctgctgctgctgctgctaACAGCACTGTCGCCACCTTTGAGGGTGCTGCAGCCAAGGCTGACGCTTTCGTCGGTGCTGGTTTGCTCGGTGCTGCCGTCGTTGCTTTGTTCTAA
- a CDS encoding uncharacterized protein (SECRETED:SignalP(1-18)), with the protein MRFTVLAAIVCALAYTEALPIGEEHVQKHAVMPCSKEEPQSMFSGIVETFSSLIGFETEAEPEKKNPWKKIGKHEGKKWKHYGKHQKKKWGKKPREDPPSDSEFEDSDDEDDEIIEIKIKNPKKHWKDYGRDQKKYWKHHGKEERRKWAPKKPEDDDDEQFVIMEEGGEGEDAPDKPVKDPKKYWKHYGKDQKKYWKHFGKDQKKKWSPKKPASDDEGENEDQLQKQDAPPEAPDCSVAADPKACWDDYGKEQKKYWKHYGKEQKKHWKKYGKHQKEKWGKKPDDGEGDGEGDGEAEKTQE; encoded by the coding sequence ATGAGATTCACAGTTCTCGCTGCAATTGTTTGTGCACTAGCATATACTGAGGCTTTGCCTATTGGTGAAGAGCATGTTCAGAAACATGCTGTTATGCCATGTTCTAAGGAGGAGCCTCAATCCATGTTTTCCGGCATTGTCGAAACCTTTTCGTCGTTGATTGGCTTTGAGACAGAAGCCGAGccagagaagaagaatccTTGGAAGAAGATCGGGAAACATGAGGGTAAGAAATGGAAGCACTATGGAAAGCaccagaagaagaagtgggGCAAGAAGCCAAGGGAGGATCCACCATCCGACTCGGAGTTTGAGGATTCCGATGACGAGGATGACGAGATTATTGAGATCAAGATCAAGAACCCAAAGAAGCACTGGAAGGATTATGGCAGAGACCAGAAGAAATACTGGAAGCACCACGGAAAGGAggagagaagaaagtggGCACCAAAGAAGCctgaggatgatgatgatgagcaGTTTGTGATTATGGAAGAGGGTGGTGAGGGAGAAGATGCTCCTGATAAGCCGGTCAAAGACCCTAAGAAGTACTGGAAGCACTATGGTAAGGACCAGAAGAAATACTGGAAGCACTTTGGAAAGGaccagaagaagaagtggtCGCCAAAGAAGCCTGcatctgatgatgaggGCGAGAATGAGGACCAGCTACAGAAGCAGGATGCACCACCAGAAGCTCCAGATTGCTCAGTTGCCGCCGACCCAAAGGCTTGCTGGGATGATTACGGaaaagagcagaaaaagTACTGGAAGCATTATGGAAaggagcagaagaagcaCTGGAAGAAGTACGGAAAGCACCAGAAGGAAAAGTGGGGAAAGAAGCCTGATGATGGTGAAGGTGATGGTGAAGGTGACGGTGAGGCCGAAAAGACCCAGGAGTAG
- a CDS encoding uncharacterized protein (BUSCO:EOG092632TF), which produces MKHFYQKLIANKKGDLLFASSANTVLVFEITPSGANLLTQWTDEIDPYFSVRKHHREVLQKYEDDMKSFEKQGNNPESKPKKPKMPIPGPGAPPTFTYIRGMRLSRNEKYLIILTDNDKAAVVFEISDKRANTADSSFSLVLIKRQPFSKRPSAVTTSLDDMDLIVSDKFGDVFSVPLMDKRAIDEKTLAPILGHVSMLTCIDMATDENGRQCVITSDRDEHIRVSYFPKSYVIKKWLFGHKEFVSSFVLPEWCSNKVIISAGGDNFICSWLWQNNPGNELIGKVELSNVVEKYLDEEHLAPKKFQNEDGTLKEYCVSEIIPLNKIHKIAVIIEQVSAVFVLKVIEDGSLEYDQTIETPGYVIYGTSSDDTLVLSLVDETHSIIFYNIGDDGSIRVSEKQDRLASEIEKNRVTMDNDKDRVPLFTVGQLRKRREH; this is translated from the coding sequence atgaagcaCTTCTATCAAAAGCTGATTGCTAACAAGAAGGGAGACCTACTTTTTGCTTCATCGGCAAACACAGTGCTTGTTTTCGAGATCACACCTTCAGGCGCAAATCTTTTAACTCAATGGACAGATGAGATAGATCCATACTTTAGCGTTCGCAAACATCACAGGGAAGTGTTACAGAAATACGAAGATGACATGAAGAGCTTTGAGAAGCAAGGAAACAATCCGGAATCAAAGCCGAAGAAACCTAAGATGCCCATTCCAGGGCCAGGTGCACCTCCAACATTTACATACATTCGAGGAATGAGACTTTCCAGAAACGAGAAATATCTCATTATACTGACGGATAACGATAAGGCCGCTGTTGTCTTTGAAATTAGTGATAAAAGAGCCAATACTGCCGATTCCAGCTTCAGCCTTGTGCTCATAAAACGCCAGCCATTTAGCAAAAGACCATCTGCAGTTACAACATCCCTTGATGACATGGATTTAATCGTTTCCGACAAATTCGGAGATGTTTTCTCTGTTCCGCTGATGGATAAAAGGGCAATTGACGAGAAGACTCTAGCTCCAATCTTGGGTCATGTTTCTATGCTCACGTGCATAGATATGGCAACTGATGAAAACGGAAGACAATGCGTGATAACTTCAGATAGAGATGAGCATATTAGAGTTTCGTACTTTCCAAAGAGTTATGTGATAAAGAAATGGCTTTTTGGGCACAAGGAGTTCGTCTCGAGCTTTGTGCTTCCAGAGTGGTGCTCAAACAAGGTTATAATTAGTGCCGGGGGTGATAATTTCATATGTTCATGGCTTTGGCAGAACAATCCAGGTAACGAGCTTATAGGAAAGGTGGAACTTTCCAATGTTGTGGAAAAGTACTTGGATGAGGAGCATTTggcaccaaaaaaattccagaatgaagatggaacGTTGAAAGAGTACTGCGTTTCTGAAATAATTCCTCTCAACAAAATTCACAAAATAGCCGTGATCATCGAACAAGTGAGTGCCGTTTTTGTCTTGAAAGTGATTGAGGATGGATCACTGGAGTATGATCAGACCATCGAGACTCCTGGTTATGTTATATATGGCACATCTTCGGACGACACACTTGTGCTAAGTTTAGTGGATGAGACTCATTCCATCATCTTCTACAATATTGGAGATGATGGTAGCATTAGAGTTTCGGAAAAGCAGGATCGGCTTGCATCcgagattgaaaagaatagaGTTACAATGGACAATGATAAGGACAGAGTGCCACTTTTCACCGTTGGCCAgttgaggaaaagaagagagcaTTAA
- a CDS encoding uncharacterized protein (BUSCO:EOG092651OF): MYQTFLACWCDTHISTPIRLTQDSTPENPKIVDSEDFLVELYPDVKPILDFLEEHHIIIFTASRTAKPRIAKKMLKLFGLDKYIYNSEWGYYSKVEHIRQLVENYNSSLKKGESENLTFSEICLFDDEWRNSDVEKKLGVKFCHLPNEQLTWHNFRSGIDGWRRKAADIN; encoded by the coding sequence ATGTATCAAACATTTTTAGCGTGCTGGTGTGATACGCATATTTCAACACCAATTAGATTAACACAAGACTCTACTCCAGAAAATCCCAAGATTGTTGATTCTGAAGATTTCTTAGTTGAACTTTACCCAGATGTGAAACCTATTCTTGATTTCTTGGAAGAGCATcacatcatcatttttacaGCATCTAGAACGGCTAAACCCAGAATagcaaagaaaatgctAAAATTATTTGGTCTTGataaatacatatataaCTCTGAATGGGGTTATTACAGTAAAGTTGAACATATTCGGCAGTTGGTCGAGAACTATAATTCGAGTTTGAAAAAGGGAGAATCAGAGAACTTGACCTTTAGCGAAATATGCTTATTCGACGACGAATGGAGAAACTCGGACGTGGAGAAAAAACTGGGAGTGAAGTTTTGTCATTTACCTAACGAGCAACTTACATGGCATAATTTCCGATCGGGAATCGATGGATGGAGACGAAAAGCAGCAGACATCAATTGA
- a CDS encoding uncharacterized protein (BUSCO:EOG092631MU), with product MSKPVANYLMIALPKSAGSEDSLHLFLQKDVNGGEVKLTPFKLPSFKVGTLDSLVEQSDELAKIDNQLHASISKVLEIAGNVLTPLAALSSGSSSTNETQAPRMKIDGKTVDEYLETFQWNTSRYRLDKPTEQLIKTISEEAFNLDSDLKTAYSSYNVARSNLLAAQRKQTGDLTVKSLHDIVNKDDFVLGSEHLTTDLLVVPKSLKSAFLNSYETLTPYVVPRSAHKITEDSEYNLYGVTLFKKYEKQFLTAAREAKWIPREFNYSEEAISKMRNEYEAATKSEASLKNDLIRLSKEAYMEMTSAWVHIKLLRTFVESVLRYGLPPEFSCFLLKLKNEKAINRAKKDLLSKFEYLGGNAFSTDKNGKIQKDNSLHEYASLVDQDYEPFVLYHIELF from the coding sequence ATGTCTAAACCAGTGGCGAACTATTTGATGATAGCCCTTCCAAAGTCGGCAGGCAGTGAAGATTCATTACATCTTTTTCTGCAGAAAGACGTGAATGGAGGTGAAGTTAAACTCACACCATTTAAGCTTCCAAGTTTTAAAGTGGGTACATTGGACTCATTGGTGGAGCAAAGTGATGAACTAGCAAAGATTGACAATCAATTGCACGCATCGATCTCAAAGGTTTTGGAGATTGCTGGCAATGTTTTAACACCTTTAGCAGCGTTATCTTCTGGCTCTAGTAGCACCAACGAAACCCAAGCTccaagaatgaaaatagaCGGCAAGACTGTTGATGAGTATTTAGAAACTTTTCAATGGAATACTTCCAGGTACAGACTTGACAAGCCAACAGAACAGTTAATCAAAACCATCTCTGAAGAGGCATTTAACTTAGACTCGGACTTGAAGACTGCTTATAGTTCATATAATGTTGCTCGTTCGAATCTGCTAGCCGCACAAAGGAAGCAGACTGGTGACCTCACTGTGAAATCTCTTCATGACATAGTCAATAAGGACGATTTTGTTCTTGGTTCTGAGCATTTGACAACCGATCTTTTGGTTGTGCCGAAATCCTTGAAGAGCGCATTTTTGAACAGCTACGAAACTTTGACTCCTTACGTTGTTCCAAGGTCTGCTCACAAAATCACGGAGGATTCGGAGTATAATTTGTATGGCGTTACgttattcaaaaaatacGAGAAGCAGTTCTTGACTGCTGCAAGGGAGGCAAAATGGATTCCAAGAGAGTTCAATTATTCAGAGGAAGCTATCAGTAAGATGAGAAATGAGTATGAAGCTGCAACGAAATCAGAGGCATCATTGAAGAACGATCTTATCCGTCTTTCGAAGGAGGCATACATGGAAATGACATCTGCTTGGGTGCATATTAAACTATTAAGAACATTTGTGGAATCTGTTTTGAGATATGGCTTGCCTCCAGAATTCTCCTGCTTTTTGCTCAAGTTAAAGAACGAAAAGGCGATAAACAGAGCAAAGAAGGACCTTCTATCGAAGTTCGAATATCTTGGAGGAAATGCGTTCTCGACAGATAAAAATGGTAAGATTCAAAAGGATAATTCTCTTCACGAGTATGCATCGTTGGTTGATCAGGATTACGAACCGTTCGTGTTGTATCACATTGAATTGTTCTAG
- a CDS encoding uncharacterized protein (SECRETED:SignalP(1-18)), which produces MKFATALLLLANTRYIAGLPAGCYDQNIEEIGHGYHDVETAARVARTLVSRESLANLNTYDTNTGYPVGFVEYYADCQQDGEPVMLMIGISSSNKNIAAGSNASLTIRVGDHQPGDRVDPHYIGKVPHSVAGSPRLNLKGQFINYKPTHSEQEYFVSRHHEAISWFPGNPIHDSYWVKFKVESIYFVGGFGDRAYIGEIPAEMYLTAKPFPSRKIPRRSIGSHENDNHGSIADSISSIVDRLHIALFGTSPDEYLSESIDQKHDDPQTSEHMIVDQTNEV; this is translated from the coding sequence ATGAAATTTGCAACtgctttgcttcttttggcAAATACCAGATACATTGCTGGGTTACCAGCTGGATGCTATGATCAAAATATCGAAGAAATCGGCCATGGATATCATGATGTGGAAACTGCTGCTAGAGTTGCAAGAACTCTTGTTTCAAGAGAATCCCTTGCCAACTTGAATACCTATGATACAAACACTGGATATCCCGTTGGATTTGTCGAGTATTATGCCGACTGTCAACAGGATGGTGAACCAGtaatgttgatgattgGAATTAGCTCTTCTAATAAGAATATCGCCGCTGGCTCAAATGCATCGTTGACAATCCGAGTTGGAGATCATCAACCTGGAGATCGTGTTGATCCTCATTATATCGGTAAAGTACCACACTCTGTTGCGGGATCGCCTCGTCTTAACCTAAAGGGTCAATTTATAAATTATAAGCCTACACATTCCGAGCAGGAATATTTCGTCTCAAGGCATCATGAAGCCATAAGCTGGTTCCCTGGAAATCCTATCCATGATTCCTACTGGGTCAAGTTTAAGGTTGaatctatttattttgtcGGTGGTTTTGGAGACAGAGCCTATATTGGTGAAATACCTGCTGAAATGTATCTAACGGCAAAGCCATTTCCTAGTAGAAAGATTCCTCGTCGGTCAATCGGCTCTCATGAAAACGATAACCATGGTTCAATTGCTGATTCCATTTCTTCCATCGTCGATCGACTTCACATTGCATTATTCGGCACTTCACCTGACGAGTATCTTTCcgagtcgatcgaccaGAAGCACGACGATCCACAAACTTCAGAACACATGATAGTGGATCAGACGAATGAAGTTTAG